A region from the uncultured Holophaga sp. genome encodes:
- a CDS encoding succinate dehydrogenase cytochrome b subunit, which produces MSVAEQTLGNPARASFATSSVGRKILMAVTGLVLSIFVTVHMIGNIQAYLGASAMNAYAHFLQHSLHGGGIWIARLVLLLVAVVHVWSAASLTLTNWSARPQGYRAQQLQSASWASRSMRYTGVLLALFIIYHILHLTTGQAHPDFVPGDAYGNFVKGFRSPVACTIYVLAQICLALHIWHGLWSLTQTFGWSHPRYETLRRTVSGAVALVVALVNISFPIAVQLGVIR; this is translated from the coding sequence ATGTCAGTCGCTGAACAAACCCTGGGCAACCCGGCAAGAGCCAGCTTTGCGACCTCGTCCGTGGGCCGCAAGATCCTCATGGCCGTGACGGGTCTGGTGTTGTCCATCTTTGTGACGGTCCACATGATCGGAAACATCCAGGCCTACCTGGGGGCTTCTGCCATGAATGCCTACGCTCACTTCCTCCAGCACTCCCTGCATGGAGGAGGTATCTGGATCGCCCGGCTCGTGCTCCTGCTCGTGGCCGTGGTCCATGTCTGGTCTGCCGCCAGCCTGACCCTCACCAACTGGTCCGCCCGTCCCCAGGGTTACCGCGCCCAGCAGCTGCAGTCCGCCAGCTGGGCCAGCCGCTCCATGCGCTACACCGGTGTCCTCCTGGCCTTATTCATCATCTACCACATCCTGCATCTGACCACCGGCCAAGCCCATCCGGACTTCGTGCCCGGCGATGCCTACGGCAACTTCGTCAAGGGCTTCCGCAGCCCCGTGGCCTGTACCATCTACGTCCTGGCCCAGATCTGTCTGGCCCTGCACATCTGGCACGGGCTCTGGAGTCTGACCCAGACCTTCGGCTGGTCCCATCCCCGCTATGAGACCCTGCGCCGCACCGTCTCGGGCGCCGTCGCCCTGGTGGTCGCCCTTGTGAACATCTCCTTCCCCATCGCCGTCCAGTTGGGCGTCATCCGCTGA
- a CDS encoding YchJ family metal-binding protein: MSRPCPCTSKRLYPQCCEPYLTGKKVPETAEQLMRSRFSAYAMQRPDYLIATTAAKERAELDAEELKAYCKEIKCISLKVISTEGGGKSDREGKVLFHASLQYGGRRVLHRELSTFTREEGRWVYVDGETD, encoded by the coding sequence ATGTCCCGCCCTTGTCCTTGCACCTCCAAGCGTCTCTATCCCCAGTGCTGCGAGCCCTATCTGACCGGCAAGAAGGTCCCGGAGACGGCTGAGCAGCTGATGCGCAGCCGCTTCAGCGCCTATGCCATGCAGCGCCCCGACTACTTGATCGCCACCACAGCCGCCAAGGAGCGGGCGGAGCTGGACGCAGAGGAGCTCAAGGCCTACTGCAAGGAGATCAAGTGCATCAGCTTGAAGGTGATCTCCACCGAGGGTGGTGGGAAGAGTGACCGTGAGGGGAAGGTCCTCTTCCATGCCAGCCTGCAGTATGGCGGGCGGCGGGTACTGCACCGGGAGCTGAGCACCTTCACACGTGAGGAGGGACGCTGGGTCTATGTGGATGGGGAAACGGACTGA
- a CDS encoding quinone-dependent dihydroorotate dehydrogenase encodes MPFDLYRLARPLIYQLSPETAHNSAMRAGRIAQAIPGLMPLAGACIRSGTGGHGLEALGLKLPSPIGLAAGLDKGAEVLPMWKALGFGSVEIGTVTPRPQPGNPQPRCFRLVDESLLLNRMGFNSEGAEVVAARLKRRPSGLIVGGNIGKNKVTPEEQALDDYRTAYRLIAPLVDYTALNISSPNTPGLRRLQAPEALAPLLEGMMQIRKEMGLERQPLLVKLAPDLSPEELDGIVDVIAASGVSGIIATNTTLDRGIVSDLNRDKVLSWGDGGLSGKGLKIKAREIQRRILQRIPPHLKLVACGGLGSAEDVRTAMEDGAAWVQIYSSLIFEGPFIVRRILKGL; translated from the coding sequence ATGCCCTTCGACCTCTACCGTCTGGCCCGTCCTCTGATCTATCAGCTCTCCCCGGAGACGGCCCACAACTCCGCCATGCGTGCGGGTCGGATCGCCCAGGCCATCCCCGGGCTCATGCCCCTGGCGGGTGCCTGCATCCGCTCGGGCACCGGCGGACATGGCCTGGAGGCCCTGGGGCTCAAGCTCCCCTCCCCCATCGGCCTGGCCGCTGGCTTGGACAAGGGCGCCGAAGTCCTGCCCATGTGGAAGGCCCTGGGCTTCGGCTCGGTAGAGATCGGCACAGTGACCCCCAGACCCCAGCCCGGCAACCCCCAGCCCCGCTGTTTCCGCCTGGTGGACGAGTCCCTCCTGCTCAACCGCATGGGTTTCAATTCGGAAGGGGCCGAGGTGGTGGCCGCCCGCCTGAAGCGCCGCCCCAGTGGACTGATCGTGGGGGGCAATATCGGCAAGAACAAGGTCACCCCTGAAGAGCAGGCCCTGGACGACTACCGCACAGCGTACCGGCTTATTGCACCCCTGGTGGACTATACCGCCCTCAACATCAGCAGTCCCAACACGCCAGGACTCAGACGCCTCCAGGCGCCCGAGGCCCTGGCACCCCTCCTGGAGGGCATGATGCAGATCCGCAAGGAGATGGGGCTGGAGCGCCAGCCTCTCTTGGTCAAGCTCGCCCCGGATCTGAGCCCAGAAGAGCTCGATGGCATCGTGGATGTGATCGCCGCCTCCGGCGTCTCGGGCATCATCGCCACCAACACCACCCTGGACCGGGGCATTGTGTCCGATCTCAACCGGGACAAGGTCCTCTCCTGGGGCGACGGCGGCCTCTCAGGCAAGGGGCTCAAGATCAAGGCCCGGGAGATTCAGCGCCGGATCCTCCAGCGCATCCCTCCCCACCTCAAGCTCGTGGCCTGTGGCGGACTCGGCTCAGCCGAAGATGTCCGGACGGCCATGGAGGACGGGGCCGCCTGGGTCCAGATCTACTCCTCACTGATCTTCGAAGGTCCCTTCATCGTCCGGAGGATCCTGAAGGGGCTCTAG
- a CDS encoding FAD-dependent protein, which translates to MNRRMHLLDLPLALGREREDPAQLLAQALGGQPGDYLDARLERQSLDARQKRLRFLVTLGFTPLRDPGQPELPPGCRLQPAPEMPDCFAFRLSDPPRVLVVGTGPAGLFCAVRLLEYGILPLVLERGPRMEERVRRVERLWEEGILDPEANAQFGEGGAGTFSDGKLTTRIGHPLTHRVLETFVRFGARPEILYQAKPHIGTEVIQDCVVGMRRWAESQGAEFRFGSALEDLRITEGRVVAARTRRGEEIPCDGLVLAPGHSARDTFEMLLGHRVAMEQKPFAMGVRIEHPQELIDRAQYGASVGHPSLGAADYRLVCNLGGDRAAYSFCMCPGGEVIQCASEPGGVVVNGMSRSGRDSGYANSGLVAKVNVQDFPSEHPLAGVHFQREWEQAAFRAAGESYGAPAMSVGDFLKGIASGCIPRQHFRPRAIPADLSTCLPEVVSGQLRAALPTFERKIRGFTGADALLLGIESRTSSPVRILRGLDGQSPTHRGLFPCGEGAGYAGGITSAAVDGIRVADLLVASLTGMDVAPLE; encoded by the coding sequence GTGAACCGCCGCATGCATCTGCTGGACCTGCCCCTCGCCCTGGGGCGTGAGAGGGAGGACCCGGCTCAACTCCTCGCCCAGGCCTTGGGCGGTCAGCCCGGTGACTACCTGGATGCCCGCCTGGAGCGGCAGAGCCTGGATGCCCGACAGAAGCGCCTGCGCTTCCTGGTCACCCTGGGTTTCACCCCCCTGCGGGATCCCGGGCAACCGGAACTGCCACCAGGCTGCAGGCTCCAGCCCGCTCCAGAGATGCCCGACTGCTTTGCCTTCCGGCTTTCCGATCCCCCCAGGGTCTTGGTGGTGGGCACCGGACCCGCCGGACTCTTCTGCGCGGTGCGCCTTCTGGAATACGGAATCCTCCCGCTGGTGCTGGAGCGCGGCCCCCGCATGGAGGAGCGGGTCCGGAGGGTGGAGCGGCTGTGGGAAGAAGGCATCCTGGATCCCGAGGCCAATGCCCAGTTCGGCGAGGGCGGGGCCGGGACCTTCAGCGATGGCAAGCTGACCACCCGCATCGGCCACCCCCTGACCCACCGGGTTCTGGAGACCTTCGTCCGCTTCGGCGCCCGCCCGGAGATCCTCTACCAGGCCAAGCCCCACATCGGCACTGAGGTCATCCAGGACTGTGTCGTGGGGATGCGCCGCTGGGCGGAGTCCCAGGGCGCCGAGTTCCGTTTCGGCTCGGCCCTGGAGGATCTCCGGATCACGGAGGGCAGGGTAGTGGCTGCCCGGACCCGAAGGGGAGAGGAGATCCCCTGCGACGGGCTGGTGCTGGCACCCGGGCACAGCGCCAGGGACACCTTTGAGATGCTCCTGGGGCACCGGGTGGCCATGGAGCAGAAGCCGTTCGCCATGGGGGTGCGCATCGAGCACCCCCAGGAACTGATCGACCGAGCCCAGTACGGCGCTTCTGTGGGACATCCCAGCCTGGGCGCCGCCGACTACCGCCTGGTCTGCAACCTGGGTGGAGACCGGGCGGCCTACAGTTTCTGCATGTGTCCCGGTGGGGAGGTCATCCAGTGCGCCAGCGAGCCCGGCGGCGTGGTGGTCAACGGCATGAGCCGATCCGGGCGGGACTCCGGCTATGCCAACTCGGGGTTGGTGGCCAAGGTGAACGTGCAGGATTTTCCCAGCGAACATCCCCTGGCCGGTGTGCACTTCCAGCGGGAGTGGGAGCAGGCGGCCTTTCGGGCTGCAGGCGAGAGCTACGGTGCTCCCGCCATGTCCGTGGGCGACTTCCTCAAGGGGATCGCCTCCGGCTGCATCCCCCGCCAGCACTTCCGGCCCCGGGCGATCCCTGCGGATCTCTCCACCTGCCTGCCTGAGGTGGTATCCGGACAGCTTCGCGCAGCCCTTCCCACATTCGAGCGGAAGATCCGGGGTTTCACCGGGGCGGATGCCCTCCTCTTGGGCATCGAAAGCCGGACCAGCAGTCCTGTCAGGATTCTGAGGGGACTCGACGGGCAAAGCCCGACCCACCGGGGGCTCTTTCCCTGCGGCGAGGGGGCGGGCTATGCCGGGGGCATCACCTCTGCCGCCGTGGACGGCATCCGGGTCGCGGACCTGCTCGTGGCATCACTGACCGGGATGGATGTGGCCCCGCTCGAGTAG
- a CDS encoding flagellin yields the protein MASILNNVGALGASRQLEITGSGLNKTIERLTTGKRINRASDDAAGLAISNKLGADIRIAGQGKRNANDGISYLQVADGVLEEVTSLLTRATELTEQARTGTISDSNRTSLDAEFQNILKALADIGESTTFNGTPVYTTSTLTVAVGGYSDVSITVGTISNGSNEAFDMVVGTDSITSVANATAVKDKLTQAIDNVSNIRASIGATQQQLTSVSNSLGIQVENFTAAYSQIRDANIADEVVNLTKFQILNQSGTSALKQANQASQSILSLLQ from the coding sequence ATGGCTTCAATTCTCAACAACGTCGGCGCCCTTGGTGCTTCACGGCAACTGGAGATCACGGGCTCAGGTCTCAACAAGACCATCGAACGCCTGACCACAGGCAAGCGCATCAACCGCGCCAGCGACGACGCCGCTGGCCTTGCCATCAGCAACAAGCTGGGGGCCGACATCCGGATCGCCGGACAGGGTAAGCGGAATGCCAATGATGGCATCTCGTACCTCCAGGTCGCTGATGGTGTCCTGGAAGAGGTGACTAGCCTACTGACCCGCGCCACGGAGCTCACGGAACAGGCCCGGACGGGCACGATCAGCGACTCCAACCGGACGAGCCTGGATGCTGAGTTCCAGAACATCCTGAAGGCCTTGGCGGACATCGGTGAGAGCACCACCTTCAACGGCACCCCGGTCTACACCACCAGCACCCTGACCGTGGCGGTGGGGGGGTACAGCGATGTCAGCATCACGGTCGGGACCATCTCCAATGGATCCAACGAGGCTTTCGACATGGTGGTGGGCACGGACAGCATCACCAGCGTGGCCAACGCCACGGCGGTGAAGGACAAGCTCACCCAGGCCATCGACAACGTCAGCAACATCCGCGCCTCCATCGGTGCGACGCAGCAGCAGCTGACCTCGGTCTCCAATTCCCTGGGCATCCAGGTGGAGAACTTCACGGCGGCCTACTCCCAGATCCGGGACGCCAACATCGCTGATGAAGTGGTCAACCTCACCAAGTTCCAGATCCTGAACCAGTCGGGGACCAGCGCCCTGAAGCAGGCCAACCAGGCTTCCCAGTCCATCCTGTCCCTGCTTCAGTAG
- a CDS encoding LptF/LptG family permease has translation MLPILPRYFLRRWLAPFAGALIFYLGLMMAYELMFISRQLFSMGAPFRWIFPMVALSIPEDISMVLPMAAVLGGLLGTQYMSEGSELVASNGLGVGMRHLVKPWAVISAFVVLASLANSNLLVPQICRWQNRLKNTIQEEAKSRWLVPGAPPWNPPGAPQTSIWVSPEGKVHLMDTSEQSVRHLVASKVVRMDLSEQSDLSEMGLHLEDLNGIVFDKEDGKIIHIKQKEQNFIIPSARGFKPLPPTPLRYQSTSYLLTHRNPEAWIELSRRVTLPIAVAALLLLGIGLGISHPRFPSGGGIPKSLAVILGYYFVLRTIEDFFANRVLTNPLPLFLVPLFFLGAGFYLLRRRMTPHRSNGPWTRLRSEAGRLLSCATRGCGRLRSILPDLALRRARTHSSGILSSWSRSLWLRNWGGTLLTFLGLGLLIDFASLAGDLSKNHVSILVFLHYWVWNLSPFLVLVLPMAFLLGSVLTISEACTSREWNALKASGVSFVQWFLSAWKAWGTVLLATLLLQVMVSPIAQEKAEVLKRQITRKVKISKTSSPWLYLNATGIHWYMDGVTRWGFPLERTGDDMLLRWQLNAPTAERVRSNGLTLEPGPAATELFPSAALRRYADAEQASTTALFHWQRWAPSPDRATQLWSRFLRWLAGPCLVIAVLSIAFPAPRSGRGQALGLSLVAGLLFFALQTLFAMVAQAGDIPPLWGAIAPLALALGIGCLRLPKVRT, from the coding sequence GTGCTGCCCATCCTTCCCCGATACTTTCTGCGCCGTTGGCTGGCTCCCTTCGCTGGCGCCCTGATTTTCTATCTGGGCCTGATGATGGCCTACGAGCTGATGTTCATCTCGCGGCAGCTCTTCAGCATGGGAGCTCCCTTCCGGTGGATCTTCCCGATGGTGGCCCTCTCCATACCGGAGGACATCAGCATGGTCCTCCCCATGGCAGCGGTTCTCGGCGGGCTCCTGGGCACCCAGTACATGTCCGAGGGCTCGGAGCTGGTGGCCTCCAACGGCCTCGGGGTCGGCATGAGGCACCTGGTGAAGCCATGGGCGGTCATCTCGGCCTTTGTGGTACTGGCCTCACTGGCCAACTCCAATCTCCTCGTCCCCCAGATCTGCCGCTGGCAGAACCGGCTCAAGAACACGATCCAGGAGGAGGCCAAAAGCCGATGGCTCGTCCCCGGGGCCCCCCCCTGGAATCCACCGGGCGCTCCGCAGACCTCGATTTGGGTCTCTCCTGAGGGGAAGGTCCACCTCATGGACACCTCCGAGCAGTCCGTCAGGCATCTGGTAGCCTCCAAGGTCGTCCGCATGGACCTTTCTGAGCAATCCGACCTCTCGGAGATGGGCCTGCATCTGGAAGACCTGAATGGGATCGTCTTCGATAAGGAAGACGGTAAAATCATCCATATCAAGCAAAAAGAGCAAAACTTCATCATCCCTTCTGCTCGCGGATTCAAGCCGCTCCCCCCGACGCCCCTCAGATACCAGTCCACTTCCTACCTCCTGACCCACCGCAACCCGGAGGCCTGGATCGAGCTGAGCAGACGGGTGACCCTGCCCATTGCCGTGGCAGCTCTCCTCCTGCTGGGCATTGGCCTGGGCATCTCCCACCCGAGGTTCCCTTCGGGCGGCGGCATCCCCAAGAGCCTGGCCGTCATCCTCGGGTATTACTTCGTACTGAGGACCATTGAGGACTTCTTCGCCAACCGGGTGCTGACCAATCCCCTCCCCCTCTTCCTGGTGCCCCTGTTCTTCCTGGGGGCTGGATTCTACCTGCTCCGGCGCCGGATGACCCCCCACCGCTCCAATGGGCCATGGACCCGCCTCAGATCCGAAGCTGGCCGTCTGCTCAGTTGCGCCACACGCGGGTGCGGGAGGCTGAGATCCATTCTCCCCGATCTGGCACTGCGGCGCGCCCGCACGCACTCCTCCGGCATTCTCAGCAGCTGGAGCCGGAGTCTCTGGTTGCGGAACTGGGGAGGCACTCTCCTCACTTTTCTCGGGCTGGGGCTCCTCATCGACTTCGCCTCCCTGGCTGGGGACCTCTCCAAGAACCATGTCTCCATCCTGGTCTTTCTCCACTACTGGGTCTGGAACCTCTCTCCCTTCCTGGTCCTGGTCCTGCCCATGGCCTTCCTGCTGGGGAGCGTCCTCACCATCTCCGAGGCCTGCACCAGCCGGGAATGGAATGCCCTGAAGGCCAGCGGTGTCAGCTTCGTCCAGTGGTTCCTCTCGGCCTGGAAGGCCTGGGGCACTGTGCTCCTGGCCACCCTCCTCCTCCAGGTGATGGTCTCCCCCATCGCCCAGGAGAAGGCCGAGGTCCTCAAGCGTCAGATCACCCGGAAGGTCAAGATCAGCAAGACTTCCAGCCCATGGCTCTATCTCAATGCCACCGGCATCCACTGGTACATGGATGGAGTCACCCGCTGGGGCTTTCCTTTGGAGCGCACCGGAGATGACATGCTGCTGCGCTGGCAGTTGAACGCTCCGACGGCAGAGCGGGTCCGCTCCAATGGGCTCACTCTGGAGCCTGGACCTGCCGCCACGGAGCTCTTCCCCAGTGCTGCCCTGCGCCGCTATGCCGATGCCGAGCAAGCCTCGACGACAGCCCTCTTCCACTGGCAACGCTGGGCTCCCTCTCCTGATAGGGCCACCCAACTCTGGAGCCGCTTCCTTCGATGGTTGGCGGGTCCCTGCCTGGTCATCGCCGTGCTCTCCATCGCCTTCCCCGCTCCCCGCTCCGGCCGGGGACAGGCTCTGGGCCTGAGTCTGGTGGCTGGGCTCCTCTTCTTCGCGCTCCAGACCCTTTTCGCCATGGTCGCCCAGGCCGGGGACATCCCACCCTTATGGGGTGCCATCGCTCCCCTCGCCCTGGCGCTCGGGATCGGCTGTCTGCGCCTGCCCAAGGTCAGGACCTGA
- a CDS encoding KpsF/GutQ family sugar-phosphate isomerase has protein sequence MSTKAQVPDDLPSTHTAAFQVLQAASSALELLRGSLDFAQLESWTRHILAGQGRVVLSGVGKSGLIARKISATLASTGCPSLFIHPGDALHGDLGMITPQDTVLLLSNSGETEEVLRLIPSLLRLGVDFGAITSKPGSHLAQAARWCFTYQLPEGEGCPLDFAPMASTTLQLVWGDILAAHRMVASGFTLERFAEFHPGGSLGARLLKCSDLMHTDAPRVKEEDSLIHVLESMTSGKLGMTLVTREDQLAGVVSDGDIRRALERAERSGMNPLGLRASDLMTRHPVTGSPDMLAIEASRIFEARKITFLVIGEPGAFPAGVLHVHDLLGAKVI, from the coding sequence ATGTCGACGAAAGCCCAAGTGCCTGATGATCTCCCCAGTACCCACACCGCAGCCTTCCAGGTCCTGCAGGCAGCCAGCAGCGCCCTGGAACTCCTCCGAGGCTCCCTCGACTTCGCCCAGCTGGAGTCCTGGACACGCCACATCCTGGCTGGCCAGGGCAGGGTGGTACTCTCGGGTGTGGGCAAATCCGGACTGATCGCCCGGAAGATTTCCGCCACCCTCGCCTCCACGGGATGCCCGAGCCTGTTCATCCACCCGGGTGACGCCCTCCACGGCGACCTGGGGATGATCACCCCTCAGGACACCGTTCTGCTGCTCTCCAACAGTGGGGAGACCGAGGAAGTCCTCCGTCTCATTCCCAGCCTCCTTCGGCTCGGCGTCGACTTCGGGGCCATCACCTCCAAGCCCGGCAGCCACCTGGCCCAGGCCGCACGCTGGTGCTTCACCTACCAACTCCCTGAGGGTGAAGGCTGCCCGCTGGACTTCGCCCCCATGGCCTCCACAACCCTCCAGCTCGTCTGGGGAGACATTCTCGCCGCCCATCGGATGGTGGCCAGTGGTTTCACCCTTGAGCGCTTCGCCGAGTTCCATCCCGGTGGCTCCCTGGGCGCCCGCCTCCTGAAGTGCTCTGACCTGATGCATACGGATGCGCCACGAGTCAAAGAGGAAGATTCTTTGATTCATGTACTTGAATCCATGACCTCAGGCAAGCTCGGAATGACGCTGGTCACCCGGGAGGACCAGTTGGCCGGTGTCGTGAGCGACGGCGACATCCGGCGGGCCCTGGAACGTGCAGAACGCTCGGGGATGAATCCCCTCGGTCTCAGGGCCTCGGATCTCATGACCCGGCACCCGGTCACCGGATCCCCGGACATGCTGGCCATCGAGGCCTCCAGGATCTTCGAAGCCCGGAAGATCACCTTCCTGGTGATCGGGGAGCCCGGAGCCTTCCCAGCAGGGGTTCTCCATGTCCACGATCTCCTGGGTGCCAAAGTGATCTGA
- the spoVG gene encoding septation regulator SpoVG, producing the protein MNITDIRINRIEGDEKLRAFVSIVIDDAFLVGDLRVVEGEDGYFVAMPSKRKRDGSYKDIAFPLNQEVREALERQILLAYEKATGHRAIPRLEEEASTIRPDLLSVEEFGFTPKTGAP; encoded by the coding sequence ATCAACATCACCGACATCAGGATCAACCGGATCGAAGGCGACGAGAAGCTCCGGGCCTTCGTCTCGATCGTGATCGATGATGCCTTTCTGGTCGGGGATCTGCGGGTGGTGGAGGGCGAGGACGGCTACTTCGTGGCCATGCCGAGCAAGCGCAAGCGGGATGGCTCCTACAAGGACATCGCCTTCCCCCTCAACCAGGAGGTGCGTGAGGCTTTGGAGCGGCAGATTCTGCTCGCCTACGAAAAGGCCACCGGACATCGCGCCATCCCTCGGTTGGAGGAGGAGGCTTCGACAATCAGACCGGATCTCTTGAGTGTGGAGGAGTTCGGCTTCACGCCCAAGACAGGGGCCCCCTGA
- a CDS encoding CofH family radical SAM protein, translating to MAAGIKGIWNELELGSRIGESAALALFREAELPELAHLATLVRNRRSASDQVTYVIDRNINFTNICDRHCSFCAFHCTPGAAGAYVLPLETLREKCRETRRLGGTGVLLQGGVNPELPWSHYLNLSQTIREEGLWLHGFSPVEIRTMSQLNGLSLGRTLEVLREAGLGSLPGGGAEILVDQVRARIAPLKGSSGDWLEVMEEAHKIGMKTTGTMMFGIGESLEDRVEHLRCLRQQQDRALQRANGGYHTAFAAWPFQSGNTVWAGRIPAATHDDYLRTISVSRIYLDNFEHIQSSWVTMGDKTGQLALHFGCDDMGSLMLEENVVSAAGTHFEFNREEIEHLIRNAGYTPRQRDNIYRSL from the coding sequence TTGGCTGCTGGCATCAAAGGAATCTGGAACGAGCTGGAGCTGGGCTCCCGCATCGGCGAATCGGCAGCCCTTGCCCTGTTCAGGGAGGCCGAACTCCCGGAACTGGCACACTTGGCCACCCTGGTCCGCAATCGGAGATCAGCCAGCGACCAAGTCACCTATGTGATCGATCGCAACATCAACTTCACCAACATCTGTGACCGCCACTGCTCATTCTGTGCCTTCCACTGCACCCCGGGGGCCGCGGGAGCCTATGTGCTTCCCCTGGAGACTTTGCGTGAAAAGTGTCGAGAGACCCGGCGCCTGGGGGGCACCGGGGTCCTGCTACAGGGCGGGGTGAACCCCGAGCTTCCCTGGTCGCACTACCTGAACCTGTCGCAGACCATCCGTGAGGAGGGGCTCTGGCTCCACGGCTTCAGTCCAGTGGAGATCCGGACCATGTCGCAACTCAATGGCCTCAGCCTCGGCAGGACGCTGGAAGTCCTACGGGAGGCAGGCTTGGGCAGCCTCCCGGGAGGAGGGGCCGAGATTCTGGTGGATCAGGTCCGGGCGAGGATCGCCCCTTTGAAGGGCAGCTCCGGGGACTGGCTGGAGGTCATGGAGGAGGCGCACAAGATCGGCATGAAGACCACAGGCACCATGATGTTCGGCATCGGCGAGTCCCTGGAGGACAGAGTGGAGCATCTCCGGTGCCTCCGGCAGCAACAGGACCGTGCCCTGCAGCGGGCCAATGGGGGGTATCACACCGCATTCGCCGCTTGGCCCTTCCAGTCAGGCAACACCGTGTGGGCAGGGCGCATCCCAGCGGCAACCCACGATGATTATCTAAGAACCATTTCTGTATCAAGAATTTACTTGGATAACTTCGAACACATTCAAAGTTCTTGGGTCACCATGGGGGACAAGACGGGCCAACTGGCGCTGCACTTCGGCTGCGATGACATGGGTAGCCTGATGCTGGAGGAGAACGTGGTCAGCGCCGCCGGAACCCACTTCGAGTTCAACCGGGAGGAGATCGAACACCTGATCCGCAATGCGGGGTACACCCCTCGACAGCGGGACAACATATATCGATCATTGTAG
- the raiA gene encoding ribosome-associated translation inhibitor RaiA: MKVNFTGRHVEVTDALRAFSQERLDKMSTYLDDIIDVHVVLSVEKHRHQAEVALKTRTSDFLASAETDDMYASLAQAMDKLETQAHKQAGKRQASVKTGTGKDLVAAEEE; the protein is encoded by the coding sequence ATGAAGGTAAACTTCACCGGCCGCCATGTAGAAGTCACCGACGCTCTTCGCGCCTTCTCCCAGGAACGACTGGACAAGATGTCCACCTACCTCGATGACATCATCGATGTGCACGTCGTCCTCTCGGTCGAGAAGCACCGCCATCAGGCCGAGGTCGCCCTCAAGACCCGCACCAGCGACTTCCTGGCCAGTGCTGAGACGGACGACATGTACGCCAGTCTTGCCCAGGCTATGGATAAGCTGGAGACCCAGGCCCACAAACAGGCCGGGAAGCGCCAGGCCAGTGTCAAGACCGGCACCGGCAAGGATCTGGTGGCCGCAGAAGAAGAGTAG